A stretch of the Ostrea edulis chromosome 9, xbOstEdul1.1, whole genome shotgun sequence genome encodes the following:
- the LOC125658220 gene encoding uncharacterized protein LOC125658220, which produces MEEDNVRDVLQTTLTSCESLSPKIAGLIRRFKAVSTLLLMRKDSAFADLDKYTKSLRSWVDDFDDQIQSAIHIAYTEKAAVIKAYKEELEEEMSTLSVLLQESRKLLQMSRKFDATQNKHGKTLVTALKMMKAASCLETRDVDENLACLRLSTQLDWKNLPKLGQLVTCDLSDENELEVKTLGDKSCKCSKEIAKPSVKSESTQTDIVQSEKETVSESKASKSKNSYGSQKSKDNRSFTNQKNQRFIISQLEKGGISKQGTRSLTVSSTGGSVNNNHREEGPRRRPVIRDSKFKLDTSQPRKRSVIKKEDNLGDIVQNYSKGEVCDNPKSSLNVPTTENSQKTENCIDNSLVKTRMDGLRKPRPISLSPRTPEICKTEENRGTGTDCNALTMVNGETNADTAIVKQLFDPDVLKRDKTEKPDVDEEVESCEVSASVKDSSQMSHNGEDKQHDTGSKSSPTENGKNSSSPSTPNACLPTDITIKSEPITPVESIAPVVVEIKQELMTPPDFNSNNQVAVNQNKPNPVLKCSSSVSKAEGWESDEEIKGRLADKIQGVISDRFSAEKDVNCDVTDEPHSPPERPPQTARLTSGVPLHEPNSTEKSPPDNDAVPLLLPSLPADSSFLNSNSHSLDPDSTGKSQLNSNKVPHSGSGNKVNGGEEFHSNDVDSKLDCCVSDIPLPPTQDSPQGASPNSHSNDVDSKLDCCVSDIPLPSTQDSPKGASPNSYSNDVDSKLDCCVSDIPLPSTQDSPKGASPNSYSNDEENELDGNVLPVSQDIPKRISPQNVTIPCPQNNVDSAITQHVREEIRNGKKGNFSPVSAKLLFKVGTKDNHLKYPIGVTTNGNGEIFVADTGNHLVRMYNDQGKFLKSLGKEVHMKRPSAIVINNKDEMFVKDDFAIHAFTAGGKFVKTLAKSVLGHPFGLDLTPDGLLVTLDTQRSNPRVIIISQDGTRIRKFPFVPLLDPSTRASTKCRFLAIQAERLIVSDLGTSCVYISDNYGEILCEFGEYGTSLGKFREPSGVTTDQQGHILVGDSKNDRIQIFKPNGSFLCDIEFDKAIQRPSDIHLTKDGKLYVTNFLLHQVFVYQLGQK; this is translated from the exons ATGGAGGAAGATAATGTACGTGACGTTCTCCAGACAACATTGACCAGTTGTGAGAGCCTGTCTCCCAAGATAGCAGGACTGATACGCCGATTCAAGGCTGTAAGCACCCTGTTGTTGATGAGAAAAGACTCTGCATTTGCTGACCTGGACAAATACACTAAGAGTTTGCGGAGCTGGGTGGATGATTTTGATGACCAAATTCAGTCTGCAATACATATAGCATATACAG AGAAAGCTGCAGTCATTAAAGCGTATAAAGAAGAACTGGAAGAGGAAATGTCCACTCTGAGTGTTCTTCTACAGGAGTCCAGAAAGCTACTTCAAATGTCCAGAAAGTTTGATGCTACTCAGAATAAACATGGGAAAACCCTTGTCACTGCTTTAAA GATGATGAAGGCAGCTAGTTGCTTGGAGACTAGAGATGTTGATGAAAATCTCGCCTGCTTAAGACTATCCACTCAGCTGGATTGGAAGAATTTGCCTAAACTTGGACAATTGGTCACATGTGACTTATCTGATGAAAATGAATTGGAAGTGAAGACTTTGGGAGATAAATCATGCAAATGCAGTAAAGAGATAGCGAAACCTTCTGTAAAGTCAGAGTCTACCCAAACAGACATTGTACAATCTGAAAAAGAAACAGTGAGTGAATCAAAAGCTAGTAAAAGCAAGAACAGCTATGGCAGTCAGAAGTCAAAAGACAACCGGTCATTCACCAACCAAAAAAATCAAAGGTTTATCATCTCTCAGTTAGAGAAAGGTGGTATCAGCAAGCAAGGAACAAGATCTTTAACAGTTTCTTCCACAGGTGGTTCGGTAAATAACAATCACAGAGAGGAGGGACCTAGGAGAAGACCAGTCATTAGAGACTCAAAATTTAAACTCGACACCAGTCAGCCACGCAAACGATCCGTCATCAAAAAAGAAGATAATCTTGGTGACATTGTGCAAAATTATTCAAAAGGGGAAGTTTGTGACAATCCAAAATCATCACTCAATGTTCCCACAACCGAAAATTCCCAAAAGACAGAAAACTGTATTGACAATTCACTTGTGAAAACCCGTATGGATGGTCTTCGCAAACCCAGGCCTATTTCTCTTTCCCCGAGGACACCGGAAATTTGTAAAACAGAAGAGAATCGTGGTACAGGCACTGACTGTAATGCATTAACAATGGTTAATGGAGAAACAAATGCCGACACTGCCATTGTGAAACAATTGTTTGATCCAGATGTACTGAAAAGAGACAAAACTGAAAAACCAGATGTTGATGAAGAAGTGGAATCTTGTGAAGTAAGTGCTTCTGTGAAGGATTCATCACAAATGTCGCATAATGGTGAAGATAAGCAACATGACACAGGAAGCAAGTCTAGTCCAacagaaaatggaaaaaattcTTCTAGTCCCAGTACCCCCAATGCATGTCTACCAACAGATATTACTATAAAATCAGAACCTATCACTCCAGTTGAATCTATTGCACCAGTTGTAGTGGAAATCAAACAAGAATTGATGACTCCACCAGACTTTAACAGTAATAACCAGGTAGCTGTCAATCAGAACAAACCAAATCCTGTTTTAAAGTGTAGCTCATCGGTGAGTAAGGCAGAGGGTTGGGAAAGTGATGAAGAAATTAAAGGTAGGCTAGCCGACAAGATCCAGGGTGTTATTTCAGACAGGTTCTCTGCTGAGAAGGATGTGAACTGTGATGTTACAGACGAGCCACATTCACCTCCAGAACGTCCACCACAAACAGCAAGACTGACCTCAGGTGTCCCTTTACATGAACCAAATTCCACAGAGAAGTCACCTCCTGACAATGATGCTGTACCTTTACTACTGCCATCATTACCAGCGGATTCGTCCTTTCTGAATTCAAATAGCCATTCTTTAGACCCAGACTCCACAGGAAAGTCACAGCTTAACAGCAACAAAGTGCCACATTCAGGGAGTGGTAACAAAGTAAATGGGGGTGAAGAATTTCACTCAAATGATGTAGACAGTAAATTAGACTGTTGTGTGTCGGATATCCCATTGCCACCAACCCAAGATTCTCCACAGGGAGCGTCGCCTAATTCTCACTCAAATGATGTAGACAGTAAATTAGACTGTTGTGTGTCGGACATCCCATTGCCATCAACCCAAGATTCTCCAAAGGGAGCGTCACCTAATTCTTACTCAAATGATGTAGACAGTAAATTAGACTGTTGTGTGTCGGACATCCCATTGCCATCAACCCAAGATTCTCCAAAGGGAGCGTCACCTAATTCTTactcaaatgatgaagaaaatGAATTAGATGGAAATGTGTTGCCAGTGTCCCAAGACATTCCAAAGAGAATTTCACCTCAGAATGTTACAATTCCATGTCCCCAAAACAATGTTGATAGTGCCATTACACAGCATGTCAGGGAGGAGATCCGTAACG GCAAAAAAGGAAATTTCTCTCCAGTATCTGCAAAGCTGCTGttcaaagttggcacaaaagaCAACCACCTTAAGTATCCAATCGGTGTTACCACAAATGGCAATGGAGAAATCTTTGTAGCTGACACTGGTAATCATCTTGTTAGGATGTACAACGATCAAGGCAAATTTCTCAAATCTCTGGGGAAAGAG GTACATATGAAGCGACCATCAGCCATAGTGATAAACAACAAAGATGAGATGTTTGTCAAGGATGACTTTGCAATACATGCTTTCACTGCTGGGGGGAAATTTGTCAAAACACTAGCAAAGAGTGTACTTGGTCATCCATTTG GTTTGGACTTGACTCCAGATGGTCTGCTGGTGACCTTGGATACCCAACGGAGCAATCCAAGAGTGATTATCATATCTCAAGATGGAACTCGGATACGAAAATTTCCATTCGTACCTCTTCTTGATCCCAGTACAAGAGCTTCCACCAAATGTAGGTTCCTGGCAATACAGGCAGAAAGACTGATTGTCAGTGACTTAG GTACAAGTTGTGTCTACATATCTGATAACTATGGAGAAATACTGTGTGAGTTTGGAGAGTATGGAACTTCTCTTGGAAAATTCCGGGAACCTTCAGGAGTGACAACAGACCAGCAAGGGCACATACTCGTAGGGGACAGTAAAAATGACAGAATCCAG
- the LOC125660199 gene encoding uncharacterized protein LOC125660199 has translation MNEEATRFTGLQKLSSSGTECLDVTVDCTDCAKPRCIYSKVKLTPREVRTLKLLLNSHDYSCRAVITTDGHILQVIFYKSYSTRESLCETATQLPVTHRIWILFFWYR, from the exons ATGAATGAGGAAGCTACTCGCTTTACAG GGTTGCAAAAACTCAGTTCTAGTGGGACAGAATGTTTGGATGTCACCGTTGATTGTACAGACTGTGCCAAACCCAGATGCATCTACTCCAAAGTAAAACTGACTCCCAGAGAAGTGAGAACTCTGAAGTTGCTGCTTAATTCTCATGATTACAGCTGTAGGGCTGTCATTACTACTGATG GTCATATTCTACAAGTCATATTCTACAAGTCATATTCTACAAGGGAAAGTCTTTGTGAAACTGCAACTCAATTGCCAGTCACCCATAGAATTTGGATATTATTCTTCTGGTATAGGTAA